One window of the Pseudomonas sp. S04 genome contains the following:
- a CDS encoding aspartate aminotransferase family protein, whose amino-acid sequence MNLFNLRRPQPSLDDLAAEGLLPARSANLSSECLMPSVERAPQIFVRGQGSWLWDSADRAYLDFTQGAGANSLGHSPTALVKVLTAQAQALINPGSGLLNRGQLNLAERLCNSTGSDQVYLLNTGSEACEAAIKLARKWGQLHRGGAARIITASGSCHGHGFAALSASDCQDNRFEPRLPGFDRVPFNDLPALHAAVDAQTVAIMLEPIQAAAGVLPATEHYLKGVERLCRELGILLILDEVQTGMGRCGRLLAEQLYGVRADIVVLGKGLGGGVPVAALLARGSACCFEPGELDGTHHGNALMASAGLAVLDSVLDHGFLEHVRDSAQHLHEGLARLANRYGHGELCGHGLLWGLRLSDDSADAVVKAAMYEGLLISAPQADCLRFTPALTVSQANIDEMLLRLARAFARVRTAQLQCRKGIAV is encoded by the coding sequence ATGAACCTGTTCAACCTGCGTCGCCCGCAGCCGAGCCTGGATGACCTGGCGGCCGAGGGTTTGTTACCTGCAAGGAGCGCTAACCTGTCCAGTGAGTGCCTGATGCCGAGTGTTGAGCGAGCCCCGCAGATTTTCGTCCGTGGCCAGGGTTCCTGGCTGTGGGACAGCGCCGATCGCGCCTACCTGGACTTTACCCAGGGCGCCGGTGCCAACAGCCTCGGCCATAGCCCCACGGCACTGGTCAAGGTGCTGACGGCCCAGGCGCAGGCGCTGATCAATCCTGGCTCGGGATTGCTCAATCGCGGCCAGTTGAACCTGGCCGAGCGGCTGTGCAACAGCACTGGCAGCGACCAGGTGTACCTGCTCAATACCGGCAGTGAGGCGTGCGAAGCGGCGATCAAGCTGGCGCGCAAATGGGGCCAACTGCATCGCGGCGGTGCTGCGCGAATCATTACCGCCAGCGGTAGTTGCCATGGTCATGGCTTTGCTGCGTTGTCTGCCTCGGACTGCCAGGACAATCGCTTCGAGCCCCGGCTCCCGGGCTTCGACCGTGTTCCGTTCAACGACCTGCCGGCGCTGCACGCGGCGGTGGACGCGCAAACCGTGGCGATCATGCTGGAGCCGATCCAGGCTGCGGCGGGTGTACTGCCTGCGACCGAGCATTACCTCAAGGGCGTCGAGCGCTTGTGCCGTGAGTTGGGGATTCTGCTGATCCTCGACGAAGTGCAAACCGGCATGGGCCGTTGCGGTCGACTGCTGGCTGAACAGCTGTATGGCGTGCGGGCCGACATTGTTGTGTTGGGCAAGGGCCTCGGTGGCGGAGTGCCGGTGGCGGCCTTGCTGGCCCGGGGCAGCGCCTGCTGTTTTGAACCGGGCGAATTGGACGGCACCCATCACGGCAATGCCCTGATGGCATCGGCTGGCCTGGCAGTGCTCGATAGCGTGCTCGATCACGGTTTTCTCGAACATGTACGCGACAGCGCTCAACACCTGCACGAAGGCTTGGCGCGCCTGGCCAATCGCTACGGGCACGGCGAGTTGTGCGGTCACGGCCTGCTCTGGGGGCTCAGGCTCAGCGATGACTCGGCCGACGCCGTGGTCAAGGCCGCGATGTACGAAGGCCTGCTGATCAGCGCCCCACAAGCCGACTGCCTGCGCTTCACCCCGGCGCTGACCGTCAGCCAGGCCAACATTGACGAAATGCTCCTGCGCCTGGCGCGCGCCTTTGCCCGGGTGCGCACCGCCCAATTGCAATGTCGCAAAGGCATCGCGGTCTGA
- a CDS encoding MOSC domain-containing protein produces the protein MNTVYVDGVYIGKAKNLGQGLVSDTDKERIANRLWLWPQGLGSDEHGDPRFHTGPERALHHYPAEHYAYWRKRYPQIDWQAPAFGENLSTHGLSEEQVCLGDLFRWGGALLQVSQPRSPCYRLSRRWGVPILPQLAQDTGRCGWFYRVLKPGFVSAEQPFELIQRSYPGLTVAWALRSFYREPLEHTGLKKLIDCPALSSRWRDIAIKRLRSGRVEDWTARLLGLPLEGLRA, from the coding sequence ATGAATACCGTTTACGTTGATGGTGTTTACATAGGCAAGGCAAAAAACCTGGGGCAGGGCTTGGTCAGCGATACCGACAAAGAGCGGATTGCCAATCGACTCTGGTTGTGGCCGCAGGGCCTGGGCAGTGACGAGCACGGCGATCCGCGCTTTCACACCGGTCCCGAGCGGGCCCTGCATCACTACCCGGCCGAGCACTACGCGTACTGGCGCAAACGTTATCCACAGATTGACTGGCAGGCGCCGGCCTTCGGCGAGAACCTCTCGACCCACGGCCTCAGTGAAGAGCAAGTGTGCCTGGGCGATCTGTTTCGCTGGGGTGGCGCGCTGTTGCAGGTCAGCCAACCGCGTTCGCCGTGCTATCGCCTGAGCCGTCGCTGGGGTGTGCCGATCCTGCCCCAGCTCGCCCAGGACACCGGACGCTGCGGCTGGTTCTACCGCGTGCTCAAGCCCGGGTTTGTCAGCGCCGAGCAACCGTTCGAACTGATCCAGCGCAGTTACCCCGGCCTGACCGTGGCCTGGGCGTTGCGCAGTTTTTATCGCGAACCGCTGGAACATACTGGTTTGAAAAAGCTGATTGATTGCCCGGCGCTGTCTTCGCGCTGGCGCGATATTGCCATCAAGCGCCTGCGCAGCGGGCGGGTCGAGGATTGGACGGCGCGTCTGCTGGGCTTGCCGCTGGAGGGCTTGCGCGCATGA
- a CDS encoding helix-turn-helix domain-containing protein → MSNKFKSEALESAHDSAAALLSIGAISKTTMRQFDETCLAHVPQAIAAQEIKQLRERNNVSQPVFARYLNTSASTVKQWEAGDKQPSGMALKLLSIVQKHGLEILA, encoded by the coding sequence ATGAGCAATAAATTCAAAAGTGAAGCCCTTGAGTCGGCTCACGATTCGGCTGCTGCCTTGCTGTCGATCGGGGCCATCAGCAAGACCACCATGCGCCAATTCGACGAGACGTGCCTGGCCCACGTACCCCAGGCGATTGCGGCGCAGGAGATCAAGCAACTGCGTGAGCGCAACAACGTCAGCCAGCCGGTGTTTGCCCGTTACTTGAACACCAGCGCCTCCACGGTCAAGCAGTGGGAAGCCGGCGACAAACAACCCAGTGGCATGGCCCTCAAACTGCTCAGCATCGTGCAAAAGCATGGGTTGGAGATTCTGGCCTGA
- a CDS encoding LysR family transcriptional regulator, with amino-acid sequence MDFKQLRYFVAVYEEGHVGRAAERLSISQPALSQQIRQLEQNLDVSLFERSSKRLLPTLAAHTLYNHALPLLDGMQRAREALGNFKGQASRTLAIGVLQTVHTSLVPKMLERVRTAQPHLVVQIYELTGLEIERRLLNGSLDIGISYLPPRQPGLHGVLLYEDELTLVIPVDHPLREFKKVSMSQAAELPMLLLGEEFQIRQIWQGQLASLGRRPQVQAELNNMAGILDSLPHTRLATVLPGRSQREHGNKALLWKPLSEPRVPLKVGLVCRDVQRQQATLELLRNLLEDVMDGPDGRLASPTVLDVQG; translated from the coding sequence ATGGATTTTAAGCAACTGCGTTATTTCGTCGCGGTGTACGAAGAAGGCCATGTCGGCCGGGCCGCCGAACGTCTGTCGATCTCCCAGCCGGCGCTCTCGCAACAGATCCGGCAACTGGAACAGAACCTCGATGTGAGCCTGTTCGAGCGCAGCAGCAAACGGCTGCTGCCCACACTGGCCGCGCATACCCTGTACAACCACGCCCTGCCCTTGCTCGATGGCATGCAACGGGCGCGCGAAGCCTTGGGCAACTTCAAGGGCCAAGCCTCGCGCACCTTGGCCATCGGGGTCCTGCAAACCGTGCACACCAGCCTGGTGCCAAAAATGCTTGAGCGGGTGCGCACGGCCCAGCCCCATTTGGTGGTGCAGATCTACGAGCTCACGGGGCTGGAAATCGAACGCCGCCTGCTTAACGGCTCGCTGGACATCGGCATCAGCTACCTGCCGCCGCGCCAGCCGGGGCTGCATGGCGTGCTGCTGTACGAAGACGAACTGACCCTGGTCATCCCCGTCGACCACCCACTGCGTGAATTCAAGAAAGTCTCCATGAGCCAGGCCGCCGAATTGCCGATGTTGCTGCTGGGCGAGGAGTTTCAGATCCGCCAGATCTGGCAGGGACAACTGGCCAGCCTCGGCCGCCGTCCGCAAGTGCAGGCCGAGCTGAACAACATGGCGGGGATCCTCGACAGTTTGCCCCACACCCGGCTGGCGACTGTTTTGCCCGGACGCTCACAGCGCGAGCATGGCAACAAGGCGTTGTTGTGGAAACCGTTGAGTGAACCGCGGGTGCCGCTGAAGGTGGGGCTGGTCTGTCGGGATGTGCAGCGTCAGCAGGCCACCCTGGAATTGTTGCGCAACCTGCTGGAGGATGTGATGGATGGCCCGGACGGGCGCCTGGCGAGCCCGACTGTTCTGGATGTCCAGGGTTGA